From Acidovorax sp. FHTAMBA, one genomic window encodes:
- the nuoN gene encoding NADH-quinone oxidoreductase subunit NuoN has protein sequence MIDNISWLAIYPEIVLLTMACVIALVDLGVHSARRTGTYVLTMLTLAVVAALQAMYASSGNTFYGFGNMVVSDAMGNWLKCFATVAMMITLVYGRPYAADRDMLRGGEMFTLSMFALLGMFIMISGNNFLVIYLGLELLTLSSYALVALRRDNATSTEAAMKYFVLGAMASGFLLYGLSMVYGATGSLDIGQVFKAVNAGQIRHQVLVFGLVFVVAGLAFKLGVVPFHMWIPDVYQGAPTAVTLMIGGAPKLAAFAITIRLLVDGLLPLAIDWQQMLAVLAIGSLLVGNLAAIAQTNLKRMLAYSTISQMGFVLLGLMSGVINGNVDATAVENAYSASMFYVVTYVLTTLAAFGVILLLAREGFESEEISDFAGLNQRSPLYAGVMAVCLFSMAGIPPLVGFYAKLAVLQALVASGQTLYIAMAVFAVIMSLIGAFYYLRVVKVMYFDAPLTASSVSAPVDVRVVLTLNAALVLVLGLLPGGLMALCADAVVRALAT, from the coding sequence ATGATTGACAACATCAGCTGGCTCGCGATTTATCCCGAAATCGTGCTGTTGACCATGGCCTGCGTGATTGCGCTGGTCGATCTGGGTGTGCACAGCGCGCGCCGTACAGGCACCTACGTGTTGACCATGCTCACGCTGGCAGTGGTTGCAGCGCTGCAAGCCATGTATGCCAGCAGCGGCAACACGTTCTACGGCTTTGGCAACATGGTGGTAAGTGATGCCATGGGCAACTGGCTCAAGTGCTTTGCCACGGTGGCCATGATGATCACGCTGGTCTACGGGCGCCCCTATGCGGCAGACCGCGACATGTTGCGCGGCGGTGAGATGTTCACCTTGTCGATGTTTGCGCTCCTGGGCATGTTCATCATGATCTCGGGCAACAACTTCCTGGTGATTTATCTGGGCCTGGAATTGCTGACGCTTTCCAGCTACGCCCTGGTGGCCCTGCGCCGCGATAACGCCACCTCGACCGAAGCTGCCATGAAGTATTTCGTGCTCGGCGCCATGGCCAGCGGCTTCCTGCTGTACGGCTTGTCGATGGTCTATGGCGCGACAGGATCGCTAGACATCGGCCAGGTCTTCAAGGCAGTGAACGCCGGACAAATCCGCCACCAGGTGCTGGTGTTCGGCCTGGTGTTCGTGGTGGCCGGCCTGGCCTTCAAGCTGGGTGTTGTGCCATTTCACATGTGGATTCCGGACGTGTACCAGGGTGCGCCGACGGCCGTGACCTTGATGATCGGTGGCGCTCCGAAGCTGGCTGCCTTTGCCATCACCATCCGGCTTCTGGTGGATGGTCTGCTCCCGTTGGCCATTGACTGGCAGCAGATGCTTGCGGTGCTCGCCATTGGCTCGCTACTGGTGGGCAATCTTGCGGCCATTGCACAGACCAATCTGAAACGCATGCTGGCGTACTCGACGATTTCGCAGATGGGTTTCGTGTTGCTCGGCCTGATGTCCGGCGTGATCAACGGCAATGTCGATGCAACGGCGGTCGAGAATGCCTACAGTGCCTCCATGTTCTATGTGGTCACTTATGTGCTCACCACGCTGGCTGCATTCGGTGTCATCCTCCTGCTGGCACGTGAAGGCTTTGAAAGCGAAGAGATTTCAGACTTCGCGGGCCTCAACCAGCGCAGCCCCCTGTACGCCGGCGTGATGGCGGTCTGCCTGTTCTCGATGGCCGGGATTCCGCCGCTGGTGGGGTTCTACGCAAAGCTGGCGGTACTCCAGGCCCTGGTGGCCTCGGGCCAGACCCTGTACATTGCCATGGCCGTGTTTGCGGTGATCATGTCGCTCATCGGTGCCTTCTACTACCTGCGCGTGGTCAAGGTCATGTACTTTGATGCTCCGCTGACCGCTTCGAGTGTCTCCGCTCCCGTGGATGTGCGTGTGGTGCTCACGCTCAACGCCGCCTTGGTGCTGGTGCTGGGCCTCCTGCCCGGTGGCCTGATGGCACTCTGTGCGGATGCCGTCGTGCGCGCACTGGCAACCTGA
- a CDS encoding DUF2818 family protein — protein sequence MSITASVWLVIVAAFIAANLPFLNHRWLVVGPEAAGRKPLIGRLAELVLLYFLVGGLALLLERRAGQIAPQGWEFYAVTGTLFLTLAFPGFVYRYLLRRHG from the coding sequence GTGTCTATCACGGCGTCCGTCTGGCTGGTCATCGTTGCGGCTTTCATCGCCGCCAACCTGCCGTTTCTGAATCATCGCTGGCTGGTCGTCGGGCCTGAGGCTGCGGGGCGCAAACCCCTGATCGGGCGACTTGCAGAACTCGTGCTGCTGTACTTTCTGGTGGGTGGCCTGGCGCTGCTCCTGGAGCGCAGGGCCGGGCAGATCGCACCCCAGGGGTGGGAGTTCTATGCCGTCACCGGCACGCTGTTTCTCACGCTGGCCTTTCCGGGGTTTGTTTACCGTTACCTGCTGCGGCGCCACGGTTGA
- a CDS encoding DUF1178 family protein, with amino-acid sequence MKVLDLQCRQGHVFEGWFASEDDFQGQRSRGLVQCPLCADDHIEKRLSAPRLNLGAREPHAPAAAPAQPSDALTVGHAPTDATVLPPALQAAWLQLARQIIAKTEDVGAQFAQEARRIHHGEVQERAIRGQATPDEAMELVEEGIAVVPLPLPLAAKETLQ; translated from the coding sequence ATGAAGGTGCTTGACCTGCAATGCCGACAGGGCCACGTCTTTGAAGGCTGGTTTGCGTCGGAAGATGATTTTCAGGGCCAACGGAGCCGGGGTCTGGTGCAGTGTCCGCTCTGTGCAGACGACCACATTGAAAAGCGCCTGAGTGCGCCCCGCCTGAACCTCGGCGCCCGGGAGCCGCATGCCCCTGCGGCAGCGCCCGCGCAACCTTCTGATGCGCTCACAGTTGGTCACGCGCCCACGGATGCTACCGTCCTGCCCCCCGCTTTACAGGCTGCGTGGCTGCAGCTGGCGCGCCAGATCATCGCCAAGACCGAGGACGTTGGCGCGCAGTTTGCGCAAGAGGCCAGACGCATCCACCACGGGGAGGTGCAAGAGCGCGCCATACGCGGCCAGGCCACGCCCGATGAGGCGATGGAGTTGGTGGAGGAGGGCATCGCCGTAGTGCCCTTGCCGCTACCTTTGGCGGCCAAAGAGACCCTTCAGTGA
- a CDS encoding ABC transporter transmembrane domain-containing protein yields MAPTPTTTPARGAPSSLTGLLPFLRPYRVRIALSLLFLVLAALATLAFPLALRNLVDGGLLNAEKGAQTMALRNHFEALFVVAVALGVFSAARFYMVSWLGERVTADLRHAVYAHVLQQSPQFFETTQTGEVLSRLTTDTTLVQSVVGASLSMGLRNAVMGVGALAMLVWTNPYVMSVVLLAVVLVVLPTLWIGRRVRRLSRDSQDRVADSSAIAAEVLNAVPVVQSYTAETRESARFRQATENAFQVAVKRTRARALLVAFIIIANAALLLWGLYQGTEAVLAGKMTAGHLGQTVVYVILLAGAVAVLGEVYGDLLRAAGATERLMELLGTQSPVTDPATPQDLPLSDRGLDVEFENVQFFYPSRPDQPALQNFSLHLAPGETVALVGASGAGKTTVFQLLQRFYDVGAGAQGPAQGVIRLNGVDIRHLRLETLRSCTGTVPQDAVIFSASAMDNIRYGRPEATDAEVIAATRAAFAHDFITALPEGYATFLGERGVRLSGGQRQRIAIARAMLKNPPLLLLDEATSALDAESERMVQAALDTAMQRHTGRRTTLVIAHRLATVQNADRIVVLEHGRIVEQGTHTALMAQGGVYARLAALQFTV; encoded by the coding sequence ATGGCACCCACCCCCACTACAACGCCCGCACGCGGCGCGCCCAGCTCCCTGACCGGGCTCCTGCCCTTCTTGCGACCTTACCGGGTGCGCATCGCTTTGTCATTGCTGTTTCTGGTGCTCGCGGCGCTGGCGACGCTGGCGTTCCCCCTGGCCCTGCGCAACCTGGTGGATGGCGGGTTGCTCAACGCGGAAAAAGGGGCGCAGACCATGGCGCTGCGCAATCATTTCGAAGCACTGTTCGTCGTGGCGGTCGCCCTGGGTGTTTTTTCGGCCGCGCGGTTTTACATGGTGAGCTGGCTCGGGGAGCGCGTCACTGCCGATCTGCGCCATGCGGTATATGCCCACGTGCTGCAGCAAAGCCCGCAGTTCTTTGAAACCACGCAGACGGGGGAAGTCCTCTCACGCCTCACCACCGACACGACGCTGGTGCAGTCAGTGGTGGGGGCGTCGCTATCGATGGGATTGCGCAATGCCGTGATGGGGGTGGGCGCACTGGCGATGCTGGTGTGGACCAATCCTTATGTCATGTCGGTGGTGTTGCTGGCCGTGGTGCTGGTGGTATTGCCAACGCTGTGGATCGGGCGCAGGGTGCGGCGCCTTTCTCGCGATAGCCAGGACCGTGTGGCGGACTCCAGCGCCATTGCTGCCGAGGTGCTCAATGCCGTACCCGTGGTGCAAAGTTACACGGCCGAGACGCGCGAGTCCGCACGCTTCAGGCAGGCTACCGAAAACGCGTTCCAGGTCGCGGTCAAGCGCACCCGCGCCCGGGCCTTGCTCGTGGCCTTCATCATCATCGCCAACGCTGCCCTGTTGCTCTGGGGGCTATACCAAGGCACGGAGGCCGTACTCGCGGGCAAGATGACGGCCGGACATCTCGGGCAGACGGTGGTTTACGTGATTTTGCTGGCCGGCGCTGTGGCGGTGCTGGGCGAAGTCTATGGTGACCTGCTGCGGGCAGCCGGGGCCACGGAGCGGCTGATGGAACTGCTGGGCACGCAGTCGCCCGTGACAGACCCTGCCACACCACAAGATCTGCCCTTGTCGGATCGGGGCCTGGACGTGGAGTTCGAAAATGTCCAGTTCTTCTACCCCTCGCGCCCCGACCAACCCGCGCTGCAGAACTTTTCGCTGCACCTTGCACCGGGCGAAACGGTTGCATTGGTGGGCGCAAGCGGCGCAGGCAAAACCACGGTGTTCCAGCTGCTGCAGCGCTTCTACGACGTGGGAGCGGGCGCGCAGGGCCCAGCCCAGGGCGTGATCCGGCTCAACGGCGTGGACATCCGCCACCTGCGGCTGGAGACCCTGCGGTCGTGCACAGGGACGGTGCCGCAGGACGCTGTGATCTTCTCGGCATCGGCAATGGACAACATCCGCTACGGCCGCCCCGAGGCAACGGACGCAGAAGTCATCGCGGCCACCCGGGCCGCGTTTGCACACGACTTCATCACCGCCCTGCCCGAGGGCTATGCCACGTTTCTGGGTGAGCGGGGCGTGCGGTTGTCTGGCGGCCAGCGGCAGCGCATTGCCATTGCCCGCGCCATGCTCAAGAACCCGCCCCTGCTGCTGCTGGACGAGGCCACCAGCGCACTGGACGCCGAAAGCGAACGCATGGTGCAGGCCGCGCTGGACACCGCCATGCAGCGCCATACGGGCCGCCGCACCACGCTGGTCATTGCACACCGGCTGGCGACGGTGCAAAACGCCGACCGCATCGTGGTGCTGGAACACGGACGTATCGTGGAGCAAGGCACTCACACGGCGCTGATGGCGCAAGGCGGCGTCTACGCACGGCTTGCGGCACTGCAGTTCACGGTTTGA